A section of the Microbacterium forte genome encodes:
- a CDS encoding phosphatase PAP2 family protein, whose translation MRSRTLLWWGTGMLVAATLLGAAIVFGYTEPPGFDTWWNDTISASRSDWMLSFALLLDHIGGGWVAILLVPLLVIIALLIARRWQAAVFAAVAFLVSAGAVQLLKHLFGRARPEDMIVASDFGSFPSGHAANAATIAMVLWLVFPRVWTAILGIAWVVAMAVSRTLLSVHWATDTLGGALVGAGVVLVLGAWLLPWVTGSRRDDPAVTSVG comes from the coding sequence ATGAGATCACGAACGCTGCTGTGGTGGGGAACAGGGATGCTCGTCGCGGCGACGCTCCTCGGAGCGGCGATAGTGTTCGGGTACACCGAGCCGCCAGGGTTCGACACCTGGTGGAATGACACGATCAGCGCGTCGCGCTCCGACTGGATGCTGTCGTTCGCATTGCTGCTCGATCACATCGGCGGCGGCTGGGTCGCGATCCTCCTCGTGCCCCTGCTGGTGATCATCGCGCTCCTGATCGCGCGCCGATGGCAGGCGGCCGTGTTCGCCGCCGTGGCGTTCCTCGTGAGCGCCGGTGCGGTGCAGCTGCTCAAGCACCTGTTCGGCCGGGCGCGTCCGGAGGACATGATCGTGGCGAGCGACTTCGGTTCATTCCCTTCAGGGCATGCGGCGAACGCAGCGACGATCGCGATGGTGCTGTGGCTCGTGTTCCCGCGGGTGTGGACCGCGATTCTCGGCATAGCGTGGGTCGTCGCGATGGCGGTCTCGCGCACCCTGCTATCGGTGCACTGGGCCACCGACACGCTCGGCGGCGCACTGGTCGGGGCCGGCGTCGTGCTGGTGCTCGGAGCGTGGCTGCTGCCGTGGGTGACGGGGTCGCGGCGAGACGATCCGGCGGTCACCTCGGTAGGCTGA
- a CDS encoding GNAT family N-acetyltransferase, protein MSRIRPYRPSDRDALYEVCVRTADAGADATGLFSDDSLWGDLFAVPYAERHPDLAWVVETDDERVIGYIVATDDTDAFATWFRDEWWPTRQDRYPQPVEPTTREERMIEHGYAQAPGRNGNAAEYPAHLHIDLLPETQGQGLGRQLIETLFAELTRRGVRGLHLGMDPNNTGAAAFYERLGLTPLPAEPGGQSFGVRFV, encoded by the coding sequence GTGTCCCGCATCCGTCCGTATCGACCGTCCGACCGCGATGCCCTCTACGAGGTGTGCGTGAGGACAGCGGATGCCGGGGCGGACGCGACCGGCCTGTTCTCCGATGACTCGCTCTGGGGCGACCTGTTCGCGGTGCCCTATGCGGAGAGGCACCCCGACCTCGCCTGGGTCGTCGAGACCGACGACGAGCGGGTGATCGGCTACATCGTGGCGACCGACGACACGGACGCCTTCGCGACCTGGTTCCGCGACGAGTGGTGGCCGACGCGGCAGGACCGGTATCCGCAGCCCGTCGAGCCGACGACCCGCGAAGAGCGGATGATCGAGCACGGCTACGCGCAAGCGCCCGGACGCAACGGCAATGCCGCGGAGTACCCCGCCCACCTGCACATCGACCTGCTGCCCGAGACGCAGGGGCAGGGACTGGGACGACAGCTCATCGAGACGCTGTTCGCCGAGTTGACCCGCCGCGGAGTGCGCGGGCTGCACCTGGGTATGGACCCGAACAACACCGGTGCCGCCGCCTTCTACGAGCGCCTCGGCCTGACGCCCCTGCCTGCAGAGCCGGGCGGACAGAGCTTCGGAGTGCGCTTCGTCTGA